The sequence below is a genomic window from Rudanella lutea DSM 19387.
TTTTGAAGCTGATTACCAAATTGGGCGGTTTCAAGGAGCAGGCGAAGTTTTCGACCTGGCTTTTCTCAGTGACCTACAACTACTGCACTGATCACACTCGGGTGCGTCGGGGGGGCGAGGTGCTTGCTGAAAACATGGAGCTTTTGCCCGATTATGGGGATAGTGACGAGGCCGAAGTAGCCGAGATGGAAGCAGCCGGGTTGCGAAAAGCAATGGACCGACTGAATGCCGATGAGCGGAGTCTGTTGATGATGAAATATCAGGACGATTTCAGTATCCGCGACATCGCTGACATGTCGAACATCACCGAGAGTGCAGTTAAAATGCGCTTAAAAAGAGCGAAAGATAAACTGCGCAAACACTATCTGGAGGGAATCGTGATGTGGCTTCTGCTGGCCCTGAAATATATAACTACGAAATGGCCTCTGCGCTTCTAACCTTGTGTACCCATGCAGAACTTTAAAGAGCTCGAACCCGAAGATATTTGCCCGCCAAATCTGAAAGATGAGCTGATTTCGGAGATTGACCTGATTCGAAACAGTTTGCGGGTAACTGAGCTCTACGTGGGCGACTTCCTGAACGTTATTTCCCAGATGTTTTCTTCTCCTGTATCACCAACCACCGTCGATGAGTAATTTACCTAACATTACCGAAATCCTGATTAACACGTTTCAGACCCTGATCAATCAATTTGTTGACTTTGTACCCAAGCTGATCGGGGCAATTGTTATTATGGCCATTGGGGTGTTGGTGGCCAAATCGGTGGCGGCTATCGTAAGCCGGGTGCTCAAACAAGTGGGCTTCGACCGAATCGGCGATAAACTCAATGATATTGATGTGATCCGGCAATTGCAAACCGAGATCAAGCTCAGCGAGATCGTTGCCAAAGTACTCTACTATTTTATTCTGTTGGTATTTATTACCGCAGCGACCGAGACACTGGGTATTGCCGCCATTACTAACATGGTGCTGTCGCTGGTCAATTTTATCCCCAAGCTGGTGGCGGCTGCAATTATGCTGCAAATTGGCGTACTGCTGGCCGATGCCTTGAAAAAAGCGGTCATCTCTATCTGCCAGACGTTTAAGGTTGCCTCTGGGAAGTTGCTCGGCATGATTGTGTTCTTCTTCTTCCTGATCATCACCATAATCAGCGCTTTGGGGCAGGCTGGTATCAATACCGAGTTGCTGGAGTCGAGCTTTAACCTGCTGATTGGGGGAATCATCTTCGCGTTTGCGGTGGGCTACGGTATTGCTTCCCGCGATGTAATGGCTAATATTCTGTCCTCATTCTATTCGAAAAACCGCTTCAAAGAAGGTCAGATCATTCAGATTGAGGAAGTGAAAGGTACCATCATCAGTATTGATAATACCTCGCTGACGCTGCAAACAGGCGAAACCACCACGATTATTCCGCTGCAGGCGCTACAATCGCAAAAAGTGCAAGTGTTTTGAGTACGACCCCGCCCACAGGCGGGGTCTTTTGTAAAAGAGTAACCACCATAATTGTATGAAAAAGAGTATACTGGCTGGACTGGCTTTACTAGCCATCGGCACGGCACGGGCGCAGGAGACGCCTGTGGTCACTCAAAATTTTGGCGATACCCTTAAAGTCAAAAAGGATACCACCTATTGGCAGCGATCATTTAGCGGGGGGGCTAATTTCAATCAGGCTTCGTTTAGCAACTGGACGGGGGGCGGTATCAACTCCGTAGCCTTAGGACTGGTGATCAGTACCCGCGCGTTATACGAAAAGGGGCGAACGTCGTGGGACAATACGGGCGATTTTCAGCTTGGCTACGTGAATCAGCGAGGTCTGAGCCGCAAAGCTGCCGATCAGCTGTTTCTCAACTCGGTGCTGGGTCAAAAGATTGCCCCCAAGTGGGATATGTTTGCATCGGGCACTTTCAACACGTTTTTTGCTCCCGGTTATCAATACGACAAACTACCTGCCAATCGTACCCGGCAGCAGATCTCCGGCTTTTTCGCGCCAGCTCAACTGACCTTTGCCTGGGGGGTAGCGTACCGGCCAAACGACTGGTTTTCGCTCCGACTGAGTCCATTTGCGCCCCGGTTTACGTTCGTGGCCGACGATGCCGTACGGGTACGGGCCGGTGCCGACGGAATCGTGCGGCCCGACCCAACCGCTACTGCTTTTGGGGTGGTGGCTGGCAAATCTGTCCGGACAGAGTGGCTGGCATTGCAGCTTCAGGCCGCGTTAAACAAAAATATTACGGACAATATTAACATCAACGCCCGCTATCAGACGTATGCCAACTACCAGACGCTTGATGCGATTGATCATCGGCTCGATCTGACTGTTGCGGCTAAAATAAATAAGTACCTCAGCACTACGCTGGGAGTAATTGCGCTTTTCGACAAGGATTTTTCAGAGAACTGGCAGCTGCAGCAAACGTTGGCTATTGGCCTGTCGTATAACGTGACCACATTCCGCAAGAAGTAAGGTGCTCGGCAGGGTATTGAGGCAGAGAGTGATGAAATAACTGTTAAAATGTCGGCAAGCTTGTAGACTATTCATATATTTCGCCGTCTCAAAGTCCTGTTAATCATCTTAAAAGCTACCTGGTATGTTAAAAGAATTTCGCACGTTTATCGCTCAGGGTAATGTTCTGGATTTGGCCGTAGGGGTTGTTATTGGGGCTGCCTTTGGCAAAATCACGACTTCGCTCGTCGAAGACATTATCAACCCAATTCTGGGCCTTGCAATAGGCGGTATTGATTTCAGCCAGTTGAAACTTGTGTTGAAAGAAGCCGTTGGGGAAACGCCCGAAGTGGCCATTCGGTACGGAAATTTCGTGAATGTGGTGATTCAGTTTCTGGTTATTGCCTGGGTTATTTTCATGGTTGTAAAAGCAGCTAACCGCTTGCGGGCGTCGGAGAGCCCCGAGTCGAAAGCGTAATTCGACCTAAATACGATCAAAAGCCCCGGCCATCGCGGTCGGGGCTTTTTGTTTTGCGTATTTTTGCCCGTATGGATAGGCAGAAATTAGTAATTCTGGGTGGCGGAGAAAGTGGTGTTGGAGCCGCTCTGCTGGGTAAGGCCAAAGGATACGACGTATTTCTCTCTGACCGGGGAGGCCTCAAAGAGCAATACCGCGCCGAAATGGAGGCAAACCAGATCGATTTTGAAGAAGGTACGCACACCGAAGAGCGCGTATTGGAGGCTACGTTGGTGGTAAAAAGCCCCGGTATTCCTGGCACGGTACCTTTGGTGCAGAAGCTGAAAGCTCAGGGGACGCCCGTTATTTCGGAGATTGAGTTTGCGGCCCGATACACCCGTGCCCGGCTGGTTGGTATTACCGGAAGCAACGGTAAAACCACGACCACGCTTCTCATTTATCACCTGCTGAAAACCGCTGGCCTGAATGTCGGGCTCGCGGGTAACATTGGCGATAGCTTCGCCAAGCAGGTGATTAACGATATATTTGATTGGTTTGTGTTGGAAATCAGTAGCTTCCAGCTCGATGATATGTTCGATACCCGGCTCAATGTAGCGGTGTTGCTGAACATTACCCCCGACCATCTGGATCGCTACAACTACGAATTTCAACAGTACGTCGACTCGAAGTTTCGGATTGTGCAGAATATGCAGTCTGACGATGACTTCATTTATTTCGACGGAAACGAACCCATTAAACGCGAATTGGCCAAACGGTCGATACCGGCTCGCCATTTGCCTATTTCGCTGGAGCGAGCACTGAGCCCCGGCGGCTATTTTCAGAACGGTGAACTGGTGGCGCAGAATGGTGATCATGCGTTTACCCTCCCGGTTGCCGATTTGCCATTGAAAGGACCGCACAATGCCATCAACATGTTGTCGGCCATACTGGCGGCCCAGTCGGTTGGGGTTTCGGCCGACGCCATAGCGCAGGGGCTTCGTACGTTCCAGAACGCGTCGCACCGGCTCGAACCGGCGGGTCAAATAAACGGGGTGTCGTTCATCAACGATTCCAAAGCGACTAATGTCGATTCGGTATTTTACGCTCTTGCTAGCATGACCACGCCCACCGTCTGGATTGCTGGTGGGCAGGACAAAGGCAACGATTACAGCCAGATTGATGCACTGGTGAGCGAACGAGTGAAGGGGCTGATCTGTCTGGGCGTGGATAACCAGAAGTTAGTCGCCCATTTCACGGGACGCGTACCGCAGATTTTCGAAACGCAAAGTATGACCGAAGCCGTGCAGAAAGGGCTCGAATGGGCAGCCCCCGGCGAGGTGGTACTGTTGTCGCCAGCCTGTGCCAGCTTCGATCTCTTCCGCAATTATGAAGACCGTGGCGAACAATTCAAACAAGCAGTAAAAGCCCTGTAGAGACGCATATTTGCGTCTCCTGACCGGATGGCTTTTGTTCTAATTTTTGCTGACGCTAATGAGACGCATACTTGCGTCTCTACACACAAATTATGACCTTTTCGCTTCGCGATTGGATACGGGACAACCTCAAGGGTGACCGCCAGATTTGGTGGGTGGTTTTGTTTTTGTCCATCATGAGCGTGCTGGTGGTGTACAGTGCTACCGGCACCATGGCTTACCAGAAAATGCAGGGCAATACGGAGTCGTATTTGCTCAAGCACGGCTCGCTGGTCTTGCTGGGGCTGGTGTGTATGTACTTCGCGCACCGGATCAACTACGTGTACTACGCCCGCCTGTCGCGGTTTGGGATGTGGCTTTCTGTGCCGCTTTTGCTGTGGGCATTTTTTAAGGGAACCAATCTCAACGACGCGTCGCGCTGGGTAACAATCCCGCTCATTAACCAGACGTTCCAGCCGTCGGATTTAGCCAAACTGGCCTTAATATCCAATCTGGCGGCTAT
It includes:
- the murD gene encoding UDP-N-acetylmuramoyl-L-alanine--D-glutamate ligase, giving the protein MDRQKLVILGGGESGVGAALLGKAKGYDVFLSDRGGLKEQYRAEMEANQIDFEEGTHTEERVLEATLVVKSPGIPGTVPLVQKLKAQGTPVISEIEFAARYTRARLVGITGSNGKTTTTLLIYHLLKTAGLNVGLAGNIGDSFAKQVINDIFDWFVLEISSFQLDDMFDTRLNVAVLLNITPDHLDRYNYEFQQYVDSKFRIVQNMQSDDDFIYFDGNEPIKRELAKRSIPARHLPISLERALSPGGYFQNGELVAQNGDHAFTLPVADLPLKGPHNAINMLSAILAAQSVGVSADAIAQGLRTFQNASHRLEPAGQINGVSFINDSKATNVDSVFYALASMTTPTVWIAGGQDKGNDYSQIDALVSERVKGLICLGVDNQKLVAHFTGRVPQIFETQSMTEAVQKGLEWAAPGEVVLLSPACASFDLFRNYEDRGEQFKQAVKAL
- a CDS encoding RNA polymerase sigma factor; its protein translation is MKQLSDEELVRLYVETQRNQYFEALYVRYCDKVYRKCLSFTKDPAKAEDFTHDIFLKLITKLGGFKEQAKFSTWLFSVTYNYCTDHTRVRRGGEVLAENMELLPDYGDSDEAEVAEMEAAGLRKAMDRLNADERSLLMMKYQDDFSIRDIADMSNITESAVKMRLKRAKDKLRKHYLEGIVMWLLLALKYITTKWPLRF
- a CDS encoding DUF3078 domain-containing protein translates to MKKSILAGLALLAIGTARAQETPVVTQNFGDTLKVKKDTTYWQRSFSGGANFNQASFSNWTGGGINSVALGLVISTRALYEKGRTSWDNTGDFQLGYVNQRGLSRKAADQLFLNSVLGQKIAPKWDMFASGTFNTFFAPGYQYDKLPANRTRQQISGFFAPAQLTFAWGVAYRPNDWFSLRLSPFAPRFTFVADDAVRVRAGADGIVRPDPTATAFGVVAGKSVRTEWLALQLQAALNKNITDNININARYQTYANYQTLDAIDHRLDLTVAAKINKYLSTTLGVIALFDKDFSENWQLQQTLAIGLSYNVTTFRKK
- a CDS encoding mechanosensitive ion channel family protein gives rise to the protein MSNLPNITEILINTFQTLINQFVDFVPKLIGAIVIMAIGVLVAKSVAAIVSRVLKQVGFDRIGDKLNDIDVIRQLQTEIKLSEIVAKVLYYFILLVFITAATETLGIAAITNMVLSLVNFIPKLVAAAIMLQIGVLLADALKKAVISICQTFKVASGKLLGMIVFFFFLIITIISALGQAGINTELLESSFNLLIGGIIFAFAVGYGIASRDVMANILSSFYSKNRFKEGQIIQIEEVKGTIISIDNTSLTLQTGETTTIIPLQALQSQKVQVF
- the mscL gene encoding large-conductance mechanosensitive channel protein MscL; the protein is MLKEFRTFIAQGNVLDLAVGVVIGAAFGKITTSLVEDIINPILGLAIGGIDFSQLKLVLKEAVGETPEVAIRYGNFVNVVIQFLVIAWVIFMVVKAANRLRASESPESKA